Proteins from a genomic interval of Rosa chinensis cultivar Old Blush chromosome 2, RchiOBHm-V2, whole genome shotgun sequence:
- the LOC112188459 gene encoding alpha/beta hydrolase domain-containing protein 17B, whose product MGNVTSGVAAKFAFFPPDPPTYDVSKDEGGKLVFSGVSGDKNMDVHLVETKGGNKVVASFWKHPFARFTILYSHGNAADLGQMHELFIELRAHLRVNIMSYDYSGYGASSGKPSEFNTYHDIEAVYNCLKSEYGVKQEDLILYGQSVGSGPTLHMASQLKRLRAVVLHSAILSGIRVLYNIKVTFWFDIFKNIDKIRHVTCPVLVIHGTEDDIVDLSHGKRLWELAKEKYDPLWVKGGGHCNLETYPEYIKHLRKFINAMEKLSLSNQTKKELTSTPSIELKHNKCLRFGKK is encoded by the exons ATGGGCAATGTAACGTCTGGTGTGGCTGCAAAGTTTGCGTTCTTTCCACCAGACCCGCCGACTTATGATGTGTCGAAAGACGAAGGAGGGAAGCTTGTGTTCTCTGGAGTCTCCGGTGATAAGAACATGGATGTGCATTTGGTCGAGACCAAAGGAGGAAACAAAGTCGTTGCCTCGTTTTGGAAGCACCCTTTTGCCAGGTTCACCATTCTTTACTCGCATGGCAATGCTGCTGATTTGGGTCAGATGCATGAGCTCTTCATTGAGCTCAGGGCTCACCTCAGGGTTAATATCATGAG CTATGATTATTCAGGATATGGAGCATCCAGCGGTAAG CCATCTGAGTTCAACACCTATCATGACATAGAAGCTGTGTACAATTGCTTAAAGAGCGAATATGGAGTAAAGCAAGAAGATTTGATACTTTACGGCCAATCTGTTGGAAGTGGACCAACACTGCACATGGCTTCTCAGTTAAAGAGGTTGAGAGCTGTTGTTCTCCATAGTGCAATCCTTTCAGGCATACGAGTCTTGTATAATATCAAAGTGACATTTTGGTTTGACATTTTTAAA AATATAGACAAAATACGGCATGTCACCTGTCCGGTTTTAGTTATACAT GGAACAGAAGATGACATTGTTGATTTGTCCCATGGGAAGCGTTTATGGGAACTCGCCAAGGAAAAATATGACCCCTTATGGGTCAAGGGCGGAGGCCATTGCAACCTAGAGACGTATCCAGAGTACATTAAGCACTTGCGCAAGTTCATAAATGCCATGGAGAAACTCTCACTCTCGAATCAAACGAAGAAAGAACTCACTTCTACCCCAAGTATTGAATTAAAACACAACAAGTGCTTGAGATTTGGAAAGAAATAG
- the LOC112190904 gene encoding calmodulin-binding protein 60 E isoform X1, translating to MESSRNVRAEKRGYEQGVDVDGGYDETDHRSHESKRPKLPGLASVIVESLKVDSLQRLASTLEPMLRRIVSEELERALTKIERVELPGRFVPTNISLFRCLHLYGRITNILFTFFTYGRSPPPRILGSEEKNLQLQFKTRMPPHLFTGAKVEGEQGAAIHVVLLDLSKGSVVQIGPEASAKLNIVVLEGDFNEEVEDGWTKEHFENHEVKEREGKRPLLTGDVQVILKEGVGTLGELTFTDNSSWIRSRKFRLGVKVAPGNCEGIRICEAKTDAFLVKDHRGELYKKHYPPALHDEVWRLDRIAKDGALHKKLIKSEIVTVEDFLRLLVKDPQKLRSILGSGMSNRMWENTVEHAKTCVLSGKLYVYYTDETQTKGVVFNHIYELRGLIADGQFFSLESLTHSQKVSVDTLMKRAYDNWHQVVEYNGMMAMTAPVAVASHNNALDHHSAAIQGRPQYDADFGQQFRIENNHPPVVPQFVPFVRSDQTSLVKLNNPQTALPSTTGYMSLGGTSNFSTDWSRPNYGNGFEDFNVADEIRIRSSEMLESDDMQRLLMKTFSMGVGIGTGPSFGNSDEACYNYSVQYEPRVGQSVGKEHGKSSGKAVVGWLKLKAALRWGIFVRKRAAERRAQLTLTELD from the exons atggaaagttCGAGAAACGTGAGGGCGGAAAAGAGAGGATATGAACAAGGTGTGGATGTGGATGGGGGTTATGATGAGACAGACCATCGCAGTCATGAATCGAAGAGACCGAAACTGCCCGGTTTGGCAAG TGTGATTGTGGAATCCCTGAAGGTGGATAGCTTGCAAAGACTTGCGTCAACTTTGGAGCCTATGCTCCGCAGAATT GTTAGTGAGGAATTGGAGCGTGCTTTGACGAAAATAGAACGTGTTGAACTGCCTGGAAGGTTTGTTCCAACCAATATATCATTATTTAGATGTCTTCATCTTTATGGTAGAATTACCAATATATTGTTCACATTTTTCACATATGGCAGGTCTCCACCGCCCAGAATATTAGGCTCAGAAGAGAAAAATCTTCAACtacaatttaaaacaagaatgCCACCACATCTATTCACAGGTGCAAAGGTTGAGGGAGAGCAAGGAGCAGCGATTCATGTTGTGTTGCTAGACTTAAGTAAAGGCTCTGTTGTACAAATAGGACCAGAAGCATCTGCAAAGCTCAATATTGTTGTACTGGAAGGTGACTTCAATGAAGAAGTTGAGGATGGTTGGACCAAAGAACATTTTGAAAACCATGAGGTAAAGGAGCGTGAGGGGAAAAGACCACTTCTGACAGGGGATGTACAAGTTATTCTTAAGGAAGGGGTGGGTACACTTGGAGAGCTTACTTTTACAGACAATTCTAGCTGGATAAGGAGTAGGAAATTTAGGCTTGGAGTTAAGGTTGCCCCTGGAAACTGTGAAGGAATTCGTATTTGTGAAGCTAAAACAGATGCTTTTTTGGTTAAAGATCACAGGGGAGAAT TATACAAGAAACATTACCCACCGGCTTTGCATGATGAGGTGTGGAGATTAGATAGAATAGCAAAGGATGGAGCTCTACACAAGAAGCTGATTAAGTCTGAGATTGTAACTGTTGAAGACTTTCTCCGTCTTCTTGTTAAGGACCCGCAGAAATTAAGAAGT ATCCTTGGGAGCGGTATGTCCAACAGGATGTGGGAAAACACCGTGGAGCATGCAAAAACTTGTGTCTTGAGTGGAAAGCTCTATGTTTACTACACTGATGAAACTCAAACCAAGGGTGTTGTATTCAACCATATTTATGAACTCAGGGGCCTCATTGCTGATGGACAATTTTTCTCCCTAGAATCCCTTACTCACAGTCAAAAG GTTTCAGTGGATACTCTGATGAAGAGAGCATATGATAATTGGCATCAAGTCGTAGAATACAATGGCATGATGGCTATGACTGCACCTGTGGCAGTCGCTTCCCACAACAATGCCTTAGATCACCATTCTGCAGCTATTCAAGGCAGGCCGCAATATGACGCTGATTTCGGTCAACAGTTTCGAATAGAAAATAACCACCCACCAGTCGTCCCTCAGTTTGTTCCATTTGTGAGGTCTGATCAAACATCTTTGGTTAAATTAAACAACCCACAAACAGCTTTACCTAGCACCACGGGTTACATGTCACTTGGAGGTACATCAAATTTTTCAACAGATTGGTCACGGCCAAATTATGGGAACGGGTTTGAGGACTTTAATGTTGCTGATGAAATCCGGATCAGGAGTTCAGAAATGTTGGAGAGTGATGACATGCAGAGACTGTTAATGAAGACATTTAGTATGGGAGTTGGAATCGGAACAGGACCTAGTTTTGGTAATTCTGATGAAGCTTGTTATAATTATAGTGTACAGTATGAGCCTCGTGTAGGTCAATCAGTGGGGAAAGAGCATGGAAAAAGTTCAGGAAAAGCTGTTGTTGGATGGCTTAAGCTCAAAGCTGCATTAAGGTGGGGAATATTTGTTAGGAAGAGAGCTGCAGAACGGAGAGCTCAGCTTACACTTACAGAACTAGATTGA
- the LOC112190903 gene encoding two-component response regulator ARR12 isoform X1 has product MTVEDQRDRFPEGMRVLAVDDDPTCLKFLEGLLRKCKYHVTTTNQAIKALEMLRENRDKYDLVISDVNMPDMDGFQLLELVGLEMDLPVIMLSGYSDFKLVMKGISHGACNYLLKPVRIEELKNIWQHVVRKKFDSKDQKKSSNQDKCNGIGEGVQGASPTGSSDQNGKLSKKRKDQNGDEEEESEDDEHETEDSSSQKKPRVVWYGELHRKFVAAVNQLGVERAVPKKILDLMDVEGLSRENVASHLQKYRQYLKRISSGMVGSLGGKESSYVRMGVLDGSRDLQSLRSGRISSTTLSTYTSGGMLSRLNSPAGLSTGGITSSGLGQPGHSQNLSNYINPFAKLQPTVLPNQSSNLFQATPALLQLNQLQQSKCITHNGKSYPDNDSTNYTISSTFRNSGVSSSPLPSDSNFSSNHLMLHGIPQQTHSTEVFGNPTSVKVSFDIGISGSPNFLDYNRCSENFQGGARLSSFPSNALPMSEPFNHGQMHANNLGVFSGRPQIGNTLNDFSSVSALSAPVDELRGNAQNQEGLIGDVVPTLSYMPKQRWEEHKEGYNHELNQTFSAINSPGSTLGVNGRVSQSLDQNVAVCSYERNSSLFDRLNGATAMFEQPSAAGKSSMETKMKANEDYFLEQIKSPSGFVQNSYESLNDIMSTIMKREQNENLLLDAEFGFDAYSLGSCM; this is encoded by the exons ATGACTGTGGAGGACCAAAGAGACCGGTTTCCGGAGGGTATGAGAGTCCTAGCCGTCGACGACGACCCAACTTGTCTCAAATTCTTGGAGGGTTTGCTTCGCAAATGCAAGTATCATG TTACTACTACCAATCAGGCAATCAAGGCATTGGAAATGTTGAGGGAAAACAGAGATAAGTATGACCTAGTAATTAGTGATGTTAATATGCCTGACATGGATGGCTTTCAGCTCCTTGAACTCGTGGGACTTGAGATGGACTTACCTGTGATCA TGTTGTCAGGATATAGTGATTTCAAACTTGTAATGAAGGGAATCTCCCATGGTGCTTGTAATTATTTGTTGAAACCTGTTAGAATTGAAGAGCTCAAGAATATCTGGCAACATGTAGTCCGGAAAAAATTCGACTCCAAGGACCAAAAAAAGTCTTCCAATCAGGACAAGTGCAATGGAATTGGAGAAGGTGTACAAGGGGCTTCGCCAACAGGTAGTTCAGATCAGAATGGGAAACTGagcaagaaaagaaaggacCAAAATGGagacgaggaagaagaaagtGAAGATGATGAACATGAGACTGAGGACTCATCGAGTCAGAAGAAGCCTCGGGTAGTTTGGTATGGGGAGTTACACAGAAAGTTTGTGGCAGCTGTAAATCAGTTGGGAGTTGAAA GGGCTGTTCCGAAGAAAATTCTTGACCTGATGGATGTTGAAGGATTATCAAGGGAAAATGTGGCGAGCCATCTACAG AAATATCGGCAATACCTTAAAAGAATAAGCAGTGGCATGGTTGGTTCTTTGGGAGGAAAAGAGTCCTCTTATGTGCGCATGGGTGTGTTAGATGGATCTAGAGATCTACAATCCTTGAGATCAGGGAGAATCTCTAGTACTACTTTATCAACATACACATCTGGTGGGATGCTTAGTAGATTAAACTCGCCGGCTGGTTTGAGCACAGGAGGAATTACTTCTTCCGGTCTGGGACAACCTGGTCACTCCCAAAACTTGAGCAACTATATTAATCCTTTTGCAAAGCTCCAGCCAACTGTGCTTCCAAACCAAAGTTCAAATTTATTCCAAGCGACTCCAGCATTATTACAGCTCAATCAGTTGCAGCAGAGCAAGTGCATCACCCACAATGGGAAGTCCTATCCCGACAATGATTCAACAAACTATACAATATCATCTACGTTTCGGAATTCAGGAGTGTCTTCTAGTCCACTCCCTTCTGATTCCAATTTTTCGAGCAATCATTTGATGTTACATGGCATACCACAACAAACACATAGTACGGAAGTGTTTGGAAATCCGACTTCTGTTAAAGTATCATTTGACATCGGCATCTCTGGCTCCCCTAATTTTCTGGATTACAATCGGTGTAGTGAAAACTTTCAGGGTGGTGCACGGTTATCCAGCTTTCCATCAAATGCTTTGCCAATGAGTGAGCCTTTTAATCATGGTCAAATGCATGCTAATAACTTGGGTGTTTTTTCTGGTAGGCCTCAAATTGGGAACACCCTGAATGATTTTTCTTCTGTAAGTGCACTTTCAGCTCCTGTTGATGAATTAAGAGGAAATGCACAGAACCAAGAAGGCTTGATTGGTGATGTTGTACCGACATTGAGTTACATGCCAAAGCAAAGGTGGGAAGAACACAAGGAAGGTTACAACCACGAGTTGAATCAAACTTTCAGTGCCATAAATTCCCCGGGTTCTACATTAGGTGTTAATGGCCGTGTAAGCCAGAGTTTGGATCAAAATGTTGCAGTATGCAGTTATGAAAGGAATTCATCTTTATTTGACCGGTTAAATGGGGCCACTGCAATGTTTGAGCAACCAAGTGCGGCTGGTAAGTCTTCCATGGAGACAAAGATGAAGGCGAATGAGGACTACTTCTTGGAGCAAATAAAGTCACCTAGTGGCTTCGTTCAGAATAGTTATGAATCATTGAATGATATAATGAGCACAATAATGAAACGG GAACAAAATGAGAATCTCTTACTGGATGCAGAATTTGGATTCGATGCGTACTCCCTTGGCTCATGTATGTGA
- the LOC112190905 gene encoding uncharacterized protein LOC112190905: MSRRSATCLRCCLVVFAVVSALAVCGPALYWRFKKGVQLGGAKSSCPTCNCDCPPPLSLLKIAPGLANLSVSDCGSNDPDLKQEMEKQFVDLLTEELKLQEAVATEHTRHMNITFAEAKRVAIQYQREAEKCNAATETCEEARERAEALLIKERKVTSLWERRARQVGWEGE, translated from the exons ATGTCAAGGCGATCTGCCACTTGTTTGAGGTGTTGCCTGGTGGTGTTTGCGGTGGTTTCAGCTTTAGCGGTTTGTGGGCCGGCCCTGTATTGGAGGTTCAAGAAGGGTGTTCAGTTGGGTGGTGCCAAATCTTCTTGCCCAACTTGCAATTGTGATTGCCCTCCTCCTCTGTCCCTGCTCAAAATCGCTCCTG GATTGGCCAATCTCTCAGTCTCAG ATTGCGGAAGTAATGACCCAGATCTGAAGCAGGAGATGGAGAAGCAGTTTGTGGACCTCTTAACAGAAGAGTTGAAGCTGCAGGAAGCTGTCGCCACGGAGCACACCCGACACATGAACATCACATTTGCTGAGGCAAAAAGGGTGGCTATTCAGTAccagagagaagcagaaaagtGCAATGCTGCAACAGAAACATGTGAGGAAGCAAGAGAGCGTGCCGAGGCATTGCTCATCAAAGAGAGAAAGGTGACTTCCTTGTGGGAAAGACGAGCCCGTCAAGTGGGTTGGGAAGGGGAATAG
- the LOC112190903 gene encoding two-component response regulator ARR12 isoform X2, whose amino-acid sequence MTVEDQRDRFPEGMRVLAVDDDPTCLKFLEGLLRKCKYHVTTTNQAIKALEMLRENRDKYDLVISDVNMPDMDGFQLLELVGLEMDLPVIMLSGYSDFKLVMKGISHGACNYLLKPVRIEELKNIWQHVVRKKFDSKDQKKSSNQDKCNGIGEGVQGASPTGSSDQNGKLSKKRKDQNGDEEEESEDDEHETEDSSSQKKPRVVWYGELHRKFVAAVNQLGVERAVPKKILDLMDVEGLSRENVASHLQKYRQYLKRISSGMVGSLGGKESSYVRMGVLDGSRDLQSLRSGRISSTTLSTYTSGGMLSRLNSPAGLSTGGITSSGLGQPGHSQNLSNYINPFAKLQPTVLPNQSSNLFQATPALLQLNQLQQSKCITHNGKSYPDNDSTNYTISSTFRNSGVSSSPLPSDSNFSSNHLMLHGIPQQTHSTEVFGNPTSVKVSFDIGISGSPNFLDYNRCSENFQGGARLSSFPSNALPMTPVDELRGNAQNQEGLIGDVVPTLSYMPKQRWEEHKEGYNHELNQTFSAINSPGSTLGVNGRVSQSLDQNVAVCSYERNSSLFDRLNGATAMFEQPSAAGKSSMETKMKANEDYFLEQIKSPSGFVQNSYESLNDIMSTIMKREQNENLLLDAEFGFDAYSLGSCM is encoded by the exons ATGACTGTGGAGGACCAAAGAGACCGGTTTCCGGAGGGTATGAGAGTCCTAGCCGTCGACGACGACCCAACTTGTCTCAAATTCTTGGAGGGTTTGCTTCGCAAATGCAAGTATCATG TTACTACTACCAATCAGGCAATCAAGGCATTGGAAATGTTGAGGGAAAACAGAGATAAGTATGACCTAGTAATTAGTGATGTTAATATGCCTGACATGGATGGCTTTCAGCTCCTTGAACTCGTGGGACTTGAGATGGACTTACCTGTGATCA TGTTGTCAGGATATAGTGATTTCAAACTTGTAATGAAGGGAATCTCCCATGGTGCTTGTAATTATTTGTTGAAACCTGTTAGAATTGAAGAGCTCAAGAATATCTGGCAACATGTAGTCCGGAAAAAATTCGACTCCAAGGACCAAAAAAAGTCTTCCAATCAGGACAAGTGCAATGGAATTGGAGAAGGTGTACAAGGGGCTTCGCCAACAGGTAGTTCAGATCAGAATGGGAAACTGagcaagaaaagaaaggacCAAAATGGagacgaggaagaagaaagtGAAGATGATGAACATGAGACTGAGGACTCATCGAGTCAGAAGAAGCCTCGGGTAGTTTGGTATGGGGAGTTACACAGAAAGTTTGTGGCAGCTGTAAATCAGTTGGGAGTTGAAA GGGCTGTTCCGAAGAAAATTCTTGACCTGATGGATGTTGAAGGATTATCAAGGGAAAATGTGGCGAGCCATCTACAG AAATATCGGCAATACCTTAAAAGAATAAGCAGTGGCATGGTTGGTTCTTTGGGAGGAAAAGAGTCCTCTTATGTGCGCATGGGTGTGTTAGATGGATCTAGAGATCTACAATCCTTGAGATCAGGGAGAATCTCTAGTACTACTTTATCAACATACACATCTGGTGGGATGCTTAGTAGATTAAACTCGCCGGCTGGTTTGAGCACAGGAGGAATTACTTCTTCCGGTCTGGGACAACCTGGTCACTCCCAAAACTTGAGCAACTATATTAATCCTTTTGCAAAGCTCCAGCCAACTGTGCTTCCAAACCAAAGTTCAAATTTATTCCAAGCGACTCCAGCATTATTACAGCTCAATCAGTTGCAGCAGAGCAAGTGCATCACCCACAATGGGAAGTCCTATCCCGACAATGATTCAACAAACTATACAATATCATCTACGTTTCGGAATTCAGGAGTGTCTTCTAGTCCACTCCCTTCTGATTCCAATTTTTCGAGCAATCATTTGATGTTACATGGCATACCACAACAAACACATAGTACGGAAGTGTTTGGAAATCCGACTTCTGTTAAAGTATCATTTGACATCGGCATCTCTGGCTCCCCTAATTTTCTGGATTACAATCGGTGTAGTGAAAACTTTCAGGGTGGTGCACGGTTATCCAGCTTTCCATCAAATGCTTTGCCAATGA CTCCTGTTGATGAATTAAGAGGAAATGCACAGAACCAAGAAGGCTTGATTGGTGATGTTGTACCGACATTGAGTTACATGCCAAAGCAAAGGTGGGAAGAACACAAGGAAGGTTACAACCACGAGTTGAATCAAACTTTCAGTGCCATAAATTCCCCGGGTTCTACATTAGGTGTTAATGGCCGTGTAAGCCAGAGTTTGGATCAAAATGTTGCAGTATGCAGTTATGAAAGGAATTCATCTTTATTTGACCGGTTAAATGGGGCCACTGCAATGTTTGAGCAACCAAGTGCGGCTGGTAAGTCTTCCATGGAGACAAAGATGAAGGCGAATGAGGACTACTTCTTGGAGCAAATAAAGTCACCTAGTGGCTTCGTTCAGAATAGTTATGAATCATTGAATGATATAATGAGCACAATAATGAAACGG GAACAAAATGAGAATCTCTTACTGGATGCAGAATTTGGATTCGATGCGTACTCCCTTGGCTCATGTATGTGA
- the LOC112190904 gene encoding calmodulin-binding protein 60 E isoform X2 → MESSRNVRAEKRGYEQGVDVDGGYDETDHRSHESKRPKLPGLASVIVESLKVDSLQRLASTLEPMLRRIVSEELERALTKIERVELPGRSPPPRILGSEEKNLQLQFKTRMPPHLFTGAKVEGEQGAAIHVVLLDLSKGSVVQIGPEASAKLNIVVLEGDFNEEVEDGWTKEHFENHEVKEREGKRPLLTGDVQVILKEGVGTLGELTFTDNSSWIRSRKFRLGVKVAPGNCEGIRICEAKTDAFLVKDHRGELYKKHYPPALHDEVWRLDRIAKDGALHKKLIKSEIVTVEDFLRLLVKDPQKLRSILGSGMSNRMWENTVEHAKTCVLSGKLYVYYTDETQTKGVVFNHIYELRGLIADGQFFSLESLTHSQKVSVDTLMKRAYDNWHQVVEYNGMMAMTAPVAVASHNNALDHHSAAIQGRPQYDADFGQQFRIENNHPPVVPQFVPFVRSDQTSLVKLNNPQTALPSTTGYMSLGGTSNFSTDWSRPNYGNGFEDFNVADEIRIRSSEMLESDDMQRLLMKTFSMGVGIGTGPSFGNSDEACYNYSVQYEPRVGQSVGKEHGKSSGKAVVGWLKLKAALRWGIFVRKRAAERRAQLTLTELD, encoded by the exons atggaaagttCGAGAAACGTGAGGGCGGAAAAGAGAGGATATGAACAAGGTGTGGATGTGGATGGGGGTTATGATGAGACAGACCATCGCAGTCATGAATCGAAGAGACCGAAACTGCCCGGTTTGGCAAG TGTGATTGTGGAATCCCTGAAGGTGGATAGCTTGCAAAGACTTGCGTCAACTTTGGAGCCTATGCTCCGCAGAATT GTTAGTGAGGAATTGGAGCGTGCTTTGACGAAAATAGAACGTGTTGAACTGCCTGGAAG GTCTCCACCGCCCAGAATATTAGGCTCAGAAGAGAAAAATCTTCAACtacaatttaaaacaagaatgCCACCACATCTATTCACAGGTGCAAAGGTTGAGGGAGAGCAAGGAGCAGCGATTCATGTTGTGTTGCTAGACTTAAGTAAAGGCTCTGTTGTACAAATAGGACCAGAAGCATCTGCAAAGCTCAATATTGTTGTACTGGAAGGTGACTTCAATGAAGAAGTTGAGGATGGTTGGACCAAAGAACATTTTGAAAACCATGAGGTAAAGGAGCGTGAGGGGAAAAGACCACTTCTGACAGGGGATGTACAAGTTATTCTTAAGGAAGGGGTGGGTACACTTGGAGAGCTTACTTTTACAGACAATTCTAGCTGGATAAGGAGTAGGAAATTTAGGCTTGGAGTTAAGGTTGCCCCTGGAAACTGTGAAGGAATTCGTATTTGTGAAGCTAAAACAGATGCTTTTTTGGTTAAAGATCACAGGGGAGAAT TATACAAGAAACATTACCCACCGGCTTTGCATGATGAGGTGTGGAGATTAGATAGAATAGCAAAGGATGGAGCTCTACACAAGAAGCTGATTAAGTCTGAGATTGTAACTGTTGAAGACTTTCTCCGTCTTCTTGTTAAGGACCCGCAGAAATTAAGAAGT ATCCTTGGGAGCGGTATGTCCAACAGGATGTGGGAAAACACCGTGGAGCATGCAAAAACTTGTGTCTTGAGTGGAAAGCTCTATGTTTACTACACTGATGAAACTCAAACCAAGGGTGTTGTATTCAACCATATTTATGAACTCAGGGGCCTCATTGCTGATGGACAATTTTTCTCCCTAGAATCCCTTACTCACAGTCAAAAG GTTTCAGTGGATACTCTGATGAAGAGAGCATATGATAATTGGCATCAAGTCGTAGAATACAATGGCATGATGGCTATGACTGCACCTGTGGCAGTCGCTTCCCACAACAATGCCTTAGATCACCATTCTGCAGCTATTCAAGGCAGGCCGCAATATGACGCTGATTTCGGTCAACAGTTTCGAATAGAAAATAACCACCCACCAGTCGTCCCTCAGTTTGTTCCATTTGTGAGGTCTGATCAAACATCTTTGGTTAAATTAAACAACCCACAAACAGCTTTACCTAGCACCACGGGTTACATGTCACTTGGAGGTACATCAAATTTTTCAACAGATTGGTCACGGCCAAATTATGGGAACGGGTTTGAGGACTTTAATGTTGCTGATGAAATCCGGATCAGGAGTTCAGAAATGTTGGAGAGTGATGACATGCAGAGACTGTTAATGAAGACATTTAGTATGGGAGTTGGAATCGGAACAGGACCTAGTTTTGGTAATTCTGATGAAGCTTGTTATAATTATAGTGTACAGTATGAGCCTCGTGTAGGTCAATCAGTGGGGAAAGAGCATGGAAAAAGTTCAGGAAAAGCTGTTGTTGGATGGCTTAAGCTCAAAGCTGCATTAAGGTGGGGAATATTTGTTAGGAAGAGAGCTGCAGAACGGAGAGCTCAGCTTACACTTACAGAACTAGATTGA